In the genome of Thermodesulfovibrionales bacterium, one region contains:
- a CDS encoding sugar phosphate isomerase/epimerase family protein — MSKVHVHIPYDKIGKYLPLLRKERLNLEIYFSAASLDSLRDGSIEALKHSLEYKPSLSMHAPFMDLSPGAVDSKIRTVTVERFSQVLGIAEVLRPETIVFHSGYEKWKYAHRIDLWLEGSLKTWRPFIEKAARLNLKLAIENIFEDEPSNLQALMKELSSQNFGICFDTGHCNLFSKVPLREWLDTLGSFIVELHLHDNDKSFDAHLPVGDGTFDFETLFAATRERECVYTIEAHTPERVLKSIERLKRFTRVSPSGFSDETP; from the coding sequence GTGAGTAAAGTCCATGTCCACATCCCCTACGACAAGATAGGGAAGTACCTCCCCCTTCTCAGAAAGGAGAGACTGAACCTCGAGATATACTTTTCTGCTGCATCCCTCGATTCTTTAAGAGATGGCAGTATCGAGGCGCTGAAGCATAGTCTTGAGTATAAGCCCTCTCTCTCCATGCATGCCCCTTTCATGGACCTCTCGCCGGGAGCGGTTGATTCCAAAATCAGGACAGTTACTGTCGAGCGTTTCTCACAGGTGCTGGGCATCGCAGAGGTCCTTAGGCCTGAGACTATCGTATTTCATTCCGGCTACGAAAAGTGGAAATATGCTCATAGGATTGACCTTTGGCTAGAGGGGAGTCTGAAGACGTGGCGGCCGTTCATAGAAAAGGCGGCCCGACTCAATCTTAAACTTGCGATCGAGAATATCTTCGAAGACGAACCCTCTAATCTTCAGGCTCTCATGAAGGAACTCTCTTCGCAGAATTTCGGGATATGCTTTGACACCGGTCACTGCAACCTTTTCTCAAAGGTGCCTTTGAGAGAATGGCTCGATACCCTCGGCAGCTTCATCGTTGAGCTCCATCTCCACGATAACGATAAGAGTTTCGATGCACACCTTCCCGTCGGCGACGGCACCTTCGATTTTGAGACACTCTTTGCTGCAACAAGGGAAAGGGAATGTGTTTACACTATTGAAGCACATACACCCGAGAGAGTCCTGAAGAGCATCGAGCGTCTGAAGAGGTTTACTAGAGTTTCCCCATCTGGTTTCTCAGACGAAACCCCCTGA
- a CDS encoding FmdB family zinc ribbon protein yields MPIYEYECTACGRHHEMMQRHSDSPLLLCPDCGGHMRKLISPTSFVLKGSGWYKTDYASGDRKTKQDAEGETTQKTGATSEDNAGKKSEPPSKSEDKSEKKPEVAAKSE; encoded by the coding sequence ATGCCGATATACGAGTACGAATGCACGGCCTGCGGAAGGCATCATGAGATGATGCAGAGGCACTCTGACAGCCCCCTTCTTCTATGTCCTGACTGCGGAGGCCATATGAGGAAACTCATATCTCCTACTTCCTTTGTCCTGAAAGGCTCAGGTTGGTATAAGACTGATTATGCCTCAGGTGACAGAAAGACGAAGCAGGATGCCGAAGGGGAAACGACTCAGAAGACGGGAGCGACTTCTGAGGATAATGCCGGAAAAAAGTCTGAACCTCCTTCCAAGTCAGAGGACAAATCTGAGAAGAAACCCGAAGTCGCTGCCAAGTCTGAGTGA
- a CDS encoding VacJ family lipoprotein — translation MRRSSLLWLVFLIFLLLPLSAGADELRDIPKAEQDVSNIERDTSKTEQDTLKGETEGSAAVNAAPAESAETQEAVEEEFVEVKPMADPLEPLNRLFYFVNDKLYFIIFKPVAQLYSLVVPEFGRVRIRNAFHNMTAPVRIVNSLLQLKMKDAGVELARFLINSSVGLAGMFDVASQNPDLKGSDKDLGQTLGVYGVGEGIFLMLPILGPSSLRDSVGMAGDTFLNPITYIKPTGTSLAVRALEYENALSLRIGEYEDLKESAVDPYTSLKDAYTEYRRNKIKQEKPAPAPALVPAP, via the coding sequence ATGAGAAGGTCTTCCTTGCTATGGCTTGTTTTCTTGATCTTTCTTCTCTTGCCGTTGTCCGCAGGAGCGGATGAACTTCGGGATATCCCGAAGGCCGAACAGGATGTCTCGAACATCGAACGAGATACCTCGAAGACCGAACAGGATACTTTAAAGGGCGAAACAGAAGGTTCTGCGGCGGTCAACGCAGCCCCGGCAGAGTCGGCGGAAACCCAGGAAGCGGTCGAGGAAGAATTCGTCGAAGTGAAACCCATGGCCGACCCTCTTGAGCCATTGAACCGCCTTTTCTACTTCGTCAACGACAAACTCTATTTTATCATCTTCAAACCGGTAGCACAGCTATACAGCCTTGTTGTCCCTGAATTTGGTAGGGTCCGCATTCGTAACGCCTTCCATAACATGACAGCCCCTGTCCGCATCGTCAATTCCCTTCTCCAGCTGAAAATGAAGGACGCAGGCGTCGAACTCGCGCGTTTCCTGATAAACTCTTCCGTCGGTCTCGCCGGAATGTTCGATGTTGCATCTCAAAACCCCGATCTCAAAGGTTCGGACAAAGACCTGGGACAGACACTGGGAGTCTACGGCGTCGGCGAGGGAATTTTCCTTATGCTGCCTATTCTCGGGCCCTCTTCCTTGAGGGACTCCGTGGGAATGGCAGGCGACACATTCCTCAATCCAATCACCTATATCAAGCCTACGGGAACGTCACTAGCAGTCCGTGCCCTCGAATATGAGAACGCCCTTTCCCTCAGGATCGGCGAATATGAGGACCTCAAGGAATCGGCCGTTGACCCCTATACATCGCTTAAGGACGCTTACACCGAATACCGACGGAATAAAATAAAGCAGGAAAAGCCCGCGCCAGCTCCTGCTCTTGTTCCTGCTCCTTAA
- a CDS encoding ABC transporter substrate-binding protein, whose translation MRTDGMTFGFLVLFCLSLLLSAPSKANAGEPTDQVKQTVDAVLDILRNKELKRPEKTEERRAKIRNIVSGRFDFEEMARRSLAQNWKKRTPQEQKEFVALYTDLLENTYIKKIERYQDEKVAYRDEKTEGPYATVKTSIITSKEVDIPIEYRLLKKGNLWMAYDVVIEGVSLVNNYRNQFNEIIRSQSYEELVKRMKSKSLKEPTS comes from the coding sequence ATGAGGACAGATGGAATGACATTCGGTTTTCTCGTGCTTTTTTGTCTCTCCCTCTTGTTATCTGCTCCTTCAAAGGCGAATGCCGGGGAGCCTACGGATCAGGTGAAGCAGACCGTCGATGCCGTCCTTGACATTCTGAGGAACAAGGAACTCAAGAGACCCGAAAAGACCGAGGAGAGACGGGCGAAGATCAGGAATATCGTCTCGGGAAGGTTCGATTTTGAAGAGATGGCAAGACGTTCCCTTGCCCAGAACTGGAAGAAGAGGACGCCCCAGGAACAGAAGGAGTTCGTGGCCCTGTACACCGACCTCCTCGAGAACACATACATAAAAAAGATCGAGCGGTATCAGGATGAAAAGGTGGCCTACCGTGACGAAAAGACCGAAGGCCCGTATGCTACGGTAAAGACGAGCATCATCACGAGCAAGGAAGTGGATATACCGATAGAGTACCGGCTGCTGAAAAAAGGGAACCTGTGGATGGCCTACGATGTCGTGATCGAAGGGGTCAGCCTCGTTAACAATTACCGGAATCAGTTCAATGAGATCATCCGCTCGCAATCATATGAGGAACTGGTGAAGAGGATGAAGAGCAAGTCCCTCAAGGAGCCGACGTCTTAA
- the mlaD gene encoding outer membrane lipid asymmetry maintenance protein MlaD: MHRKTFDLDMAVGLFLVIGIICLAYISIKLGRLEVIGTRYYTVYADFAKAGGIKAGSSVEIAGVEVGKVKSVRLDKDYQARVALNLNTAVKIQEDAIASVKTKGLIGERYVEITPGASDAMISAGGKIRETESAIDVEEIISKYAFGKV; encoded by the coding sequence ATGCATAGGAAGACGTTTGATCTCGATATGGCTGTGGGTCTTTTTCTGGTGATAGGGATCATCTGCCTCGCTTATATATCGATAAAGCTGGGGAGGCTTGAAGTGATCGGCACAAGGTATTATACTGTCTATGCAGATTTTGCAAAGGCAGGGGGAATCAAAGCGGGCTCGAGCGTCGAAATAGCGGGCGTTGAAGTCGGAAAGGTGAAGAGCGTGCGGCTCGACAAAGACTATCAGGCTCGGGTGGCATTGAATCTGAACACGGCTGTGAAGATCCAGGAGGACGCCATTGCCTCAGTGAAGACAAAGGGACTCATTGGAGAACGGTATGTAGAGATTACGCCGGGAGCGTCCGATGCCATGATCTCTGCGGGCGGCAAGATTCGGGAAACGGAATCGGCCATCGATGTTGAGGAGATCATCTCGAAGTACGCCTTCGGAAAAGTTTAA
- a CDS encoding ABC transporter ATP-binding protein — MIEIIELTKSFGPQKVLDGVNLTIRDKELIAIIGESGGGKSVLLKHLIRLLRPNSGKVLVDGEDITRLRRRALDRIRQNFGVVFQGGALFDSLTIYDNIAFPVREKTRLSESDIHDKVEEALLDVGLKGIEEKYPDEISGGMKKRVALARALITEPKIVLFDEPTTGLDPIMLHAIHKLISDTHKKYGFTGVMISHDIPEIFSIVDRIAFLYKGKIEVIGTPDEIRASGDPIVRQFITGSLTGPIEIVY; from the coding sequence ATGATCGAGATTATTGAACTCACGAAGTCTTTCGGGCCGCAGAAGGTCCTCGATGGCGTCAATTTGACGATTCGTGACAAGGAATTGATCGCTATCATCGGGGAGAGCGGAGGCGGAAAGAGCGTCCTCCTCAAACATCTCATACGCCTTCTCAGGCCCAATTCAGGGAAGGTGCTTGTCGATGGCGAGGACATAACGAGACTCAGGAGAAGAGCGCTCGACAGAATACGACAGAACTTCGGCGTTGTTTTTCAGGGAGGAGCCCTCTTCGATTCCCTGACCATTTACGATAATATCGCCTTTCCCGTAAGAGAGAAGACAAGGCTTTCGGAATCGGACATTCATGACAAGGTGGAGGAAGCCCTGCTGGATGTCGGTCTTAAAGGCATCGAAGAAAAATACCCGGACGAGATAAGCGGCGGCATGAAGAAGAGGGTCGCCCTTGCGAGGGCGCTTATAACAGAGCCCAAGATAGTGCTCTTTGACGAGCCCACGACCGGTCTTGATCCGATCATGCTTCATGCTATTCATAAGCTCATCAGCGACACCCATAAAAAATACGGCTTCACCGGCGTTATGATCAGCCATGATATCCCCGAGATCTTCTCCATTGTCGACAGGATCGCCTTTCTCTACAAAGGCAAGATAGAGGTGATCGGCACGCCCGATGAGATCAGAGCCTCCGGAGATCCTATTGTGAGACAGTTCATAACGGGAAGCCTGACAGGGCCTATTGAGATTGTTTATTAA
- a CDS encoding ABC transporter permease, giving the protein MTRRVFPFILIPMENGISLWHRTVAEWLRGAGSWALSTLKTLGRMYIFLLYSLAYVFVPPFKYRIFLRQIQFIGTKSMVVIFLMGSFTGMVLALQIFHTLRKVGSEAMLGPAVALTLIRELGPVLSALTITGRAGSALTAEIGIMRITEQIDALTSMALNPMRYLVVPKIVAAMITFPLLTAMFDFIGIWGGYLVGVKLLGLSSGTYFSQMKQFVDMRDILIGFYKSFSFGVLVLWICCYKGFYTGYGAEGVSKSTTEAVVMSSVLILIWDYFLGTLFI; this is encoded by the coding sequence TTGACAAGAAGAGTATTTCCCTTTATCCTAATACCCATGGAGAACGGAATCAGTCTGTGGCATCGGACAGTGGCAGAATGGCTGAGAGGCGCGGGTTCGTGGGCGCTCTCGACACTGAAGACGCTGGGGCGTATGTACATCTTTTTGCTCTACTCCCTTGCCTACGTCTTTGTCCCTCCTTTCAAATACAGAATCTTTCTGAGACAGATACAGTTCATCGGAACAAAATCCATGGTTGTCATCTTCCTCATGGGATCTTTTACCGGGATGGTACTTGCCCTACAGATATTCCATACCCTCAGAAAAGTCGGCTCAGAGGCAATGCTCGGTCCTGCTGTCGCCCTCACCCTCATCCGCGAGTTAGGCCCGGTGCTGTCTGCACTCACGATTACGGGAAGGGCGGGTTCAGCCCTTACAGCCGAGATCGGCATCATGAGGATAACCGAGCAGATAGACGCCCTAACGTCGATGGCGCTTAACCCGATGAGGTATCTCGTTGTCCCGAAGATCGTTGCAGCAATGATCACGTTCCCCCTCCTTACTGCCATGTTTGATTTCATCGGCATATGGGGTGGATATCTGGTGGGGGTAAAGCTCCTCGGCCTCAGCTCCGGGACCTATTTCTCGCAGATGAAGCAGTTTGTCGACATGAGGGACATTCTTATCGGATTCTACAAATCCTTCAGCTTTGGAGTTCTCGTATTATGGATATGCTGCTATAAAGGCTTTTACACAGGGTACGGCGCAGAGGGGGTGAGTAAGTCCACGACAGAGGCCGTCGTCATGTCCTCTGTCCTAATCCTCATATGGGACTATTTCCTCGGCACCCTGTTTATCTAG
- the ribD gene encoding bifunctional diaminohydroxyphosphoribosylaminopyrimidine deaminase/5-amino-6-(5-phosphoribosylamino)uracil reductase RibD, translating into MADRLTEEHFMERAIMLAARARGMTSPNPMVGAVIVKDEKIIAEDYHRKAGTPHAEALALSKAGRDARASTLYVSLEPCCHTDKRTPPCTKAIIGAGVKRVIVAMRDPNTKVSGRGIRELEEAGIKVISGIAEAKARRLNESYIKYITTGKPFVTLKVAMTLDGKIATPEGQSKWITGQRARLVVHKLRSGVDAVMTAIGTVKTDDPQLTVRLKGKRKNPVRVVIDPNIEIPLDAKILKVPPETIIVAKEPDAARKSVLAHKLENLALSGTSLLYFREKLALHWLMERLGERGITSVMIEGGSSLNAHALEDGIVDKVIFFIAPKIIGSRESFPAVGGKDFRRLEDAFSLKDMRVRRLGDDIMIEGYL; encoded by the coding sequence ATGGCCGACAGACTGACTGAAGAACATTTCATGGAGAGGGCTATCATGCTTGCAGCGAGGGCGCGGGGGATGACGAGCCCGAACCCCATGGTCGGAGCCGTCATCGTCAAGGATGAGAAGATTATCGCCGAAGATTATCACAGAAAAGCGGGTACTCCTCATGCAGAGGCCCTTGCACTCTCAAAGGCCGGAAGGGATGCGAGGGCATCCACGCTTTATGTGAGCCTTGAACCATGCTGCCACACCGACAAGAGGACGCCGCCCTGCACAAAGGCGATCATAGGAGCGGGCGTCAAGAGGGTCATCGTGGCCATGAGAGATCCCAATACGAAGGTCTCGGGCAGGGGAATCAGGGAATTAGAAGAGGCGGGCATCAAGGTCATATCGGGGATAGCCGAGGCGAAGGCCCGAAGGCTAAACGAATCCTATATCAAATACATAACTACGGGTAAACCCTTTGTCACGTTGAAGGTCGCCATGACCCTCGACGGCAAGATCGCGACACCCGAAGGCCAATCGAAATGGATAACGGGACAGAGGGCACGGCTCGTCGTCCATAAGCTGAGAAGCGGCGTTGACGCCGTCATGACCGCAATCGGCACTGTCAAGACAGATGATCCTCAACTCACAGTAAGACTGAAGGGAAAGCGGAAGAACCCGGTAAGAGTCGTCATTGACCCTAACATCGAGATTCCTCTCGATGCGAAGATACTCAAGGTCCCTCCTGAAACGATCATTGTTGCGAAAGAGCCCGATGCGGCGAGGAAGTCCGTGCTCGCTCACAAGTTAGAAAACCTCGCCCTATCAGGAACATCATTGCTATATTTTAGAGAAAAGCTTGCTCTTCATTGGCTCATGGAGAGGCTTGGCGAGAGAGGGATCACTTCCGTAATGATTGAGGGCGGCTCCTCCCTCAATGCCCATGCCCTTGAGGACGGAATCGTCGATAAGGTGATCTTCTTCATCGCGCCCAAGATTATCGGCTCCAGAGAATCTTTCCCGGCAGTTGGCGGAAAAGACTTCAGGAGACTTGAAGACGCCTTCTCGCTCAAGGATATGCGCGTCAGACGCCTGGGAGATGATATCATGATCGAAGGTTATCTGTAA
- a CDS encoding DUF1573 domain-containing protein, with translation MAYAQPSIHFQDEIHDFGEVKEGTQLEHVFDFENAGTSDLMISGVKASUGCTAAMASSSHLKPGEKGKITARVDTAKRRGILVKTVEVFSNATDRPRTVLTLKAMVKGPDTSAIPPTK, from the coding sequence ATGGCTTATGCCCAGCCCTCCATACACTTTCAAGATGAGATCCATGATTTCGGAGAGGTGAAGGAGGGGACGCAGTTGGAGCACGTCTTCGATTTCGAAAACGCAGGAACCTCGGACCTCATGATCTCAGGAGTAAAGGCATCCTGAGGATGCACTGCAGCGATGGCTAGTTCAAGCCATCTGAAGCCGGGAGAAAAAGGGAAAATAACGGCAAGGGTCGATACCGCCAAGAGAAGAGGCATTCTCGTCAAGACAGTCGAGGTCTTCAGTAACGCCACGGATCGACCCAGGACGGTCCTCACCCTGAAAGCGATGGTGAAAGGTCCTGATACTTCGGCCATACCCCCGACAAAGTAG